The DNA sequence AATAAAGATAGTTAATAATATAAAGGGGTAAAACCATATTTTAATTCAAAAAACTATCAAATAAAACATTATTAAAGATAAAAGCTTTAATTTTGTGATTAGATATTTTATTTTTATATAAAAAACTGACCTACAGTAAGTTTAATTAATTTAAAATATTCAAACCCAAATCAACCTAAATATTGAAAGAATTGGTTAATATTGCTAAAACGTCTAAGCAGTAATTATTAATTTTTCAATATTAATTTTTAATTAGTTTTATGAAAGGACCTTTATTTTACTCAAAAATACTACTCTTTGGAGAGTACGGAATCATCAAAGATTCTAAAGGCTTATCCATACCCTATAACTTCTATAATGGCGCCTTAAAAAAAAGTGAAAACCGTTCAGAAAAAGCACTAAAATCTAACGAGAGTTTAAAACGTTATGTTAGTTACTTAGAAAACATCTCTCCTGAATTAGTCACTTTTGATATCCGTTTATTAAAACAACACGTAAATGAAGGCATGTATTTTGACTCCTCCATCCCACAAGGTTATGGTGTTGGAAGTAGTGGTGCATTAGTTGCTGCCATTTATGATAAATATGCTTTTGATAAAATTACAGTCTTAGAAAATTTAACAAGAGAAAAGCTATTGAAACTCAAAGCCATTTTCTCTGAAATGGAGTCTTTTTTTCATGGTAAATCTTCTGGATTAGATCCTTTAAATAGTTATTTAAGCATTCCTATTCTTATAAACTCTAAAGATAATATTGAGGCTACTGGCATTCCTTCACAAAACAATGAAGGTAAAAATGCTGTATTCTTATTAGACAGTGGTATTATTGGTGAAACAGCCCCTATGATTAGTATTTTTATGGAAAACATGAAACAAGAGGGCTTTCGAAATATGTTAAAAGACCAGTTTATTAAACATACGGATGCTTGTGTGGATGATTTCCTTAAAGGTGATGTCAAATCCTTATTTAAAAACACAAAACGACTTTCTAAAGTCGTTTTAAATAATTTTAAACCGATGATTCCACAACAGTTTCATGAACTTTGGAAAAAAGGTATCGAAACTAACGAGTATTATTTAAAACTTTGTGGCTCAGGTGGCGGCGGTTATATTCTTGGTTTTACTGAAAATATTGAAAAAGCAAAACAATCACTTTCTGGGCATAAATTAGAAGTGGTTTATAATTTTTAATAGATTTAAAGTATTAATAGTTTTTTATACTTTAAAAACTAACAGCATATATGCTATTTAATTCATTAGAGTTTGCCGTCTTTTTACCTATAGTCTTTCTGCTTTATTGGTTTGTACCTTTCAAAAAAATTAAACACCAAAACATACTAATTTTAGCTTCTTGTTATTTTTTTTATGGCTGGTGGGATTGGAAGTTTTTATTCTTAATCATTTTTAGTTCTTTATTAGATTTCTATTTAGCAAAAAGAATTTCTAAAACAGATAAAAATCAGCATCGTAAATGGTTTTTAAGGCTAAGTATTATAGCAAACATTAGCCTATTAGGTATTTTTAAATATTATGATTTTTTTATTGAAAGTTTTAGTGAAACCTTTAAGTTTTTTGGTCAAACTATAGATCCGCAACGGCTGCATTTAATTCTTCCTATTGGTATTAGCTTTTACACATTCCAAACTTTAAGCTATACCATTGATGTTTATAATAAAAAACTAAAAGCTACAAATGATGTGATTGCTTTTTGTTGTTTTGTCAGTTTTTTTCCGCAGTTAGTAGCTGGGCCTATTGAACGTGCCTCCAACTTACTGCCTCAATTTCTTAAAAAAAGAAAATTCAATTATAACATAGCTGTTAATGGTTCTAGACAAATACTTTGGGGGTTTTTCAAAAAAGTAGTCATTGCAGATAATTGTGCCCGTTATGTATCTTTAATTTTTAATGACGCACATGAGTTTTCAGGTAGTACACTAATGTTAGGAGCTGTTTTATTTGCCTTTCAAATTTATGGTGACTTTTCTGGATATTCTGATATTGCTATTGGTACAGCAAAACTCTTTGGGTTTGAATTTAAGCAAAACTTTGCCTTTCCATACTTTTCACAAAATATAGCTGAATTTTGGAGGCGTTGGCATATTTCTTTAACTACATGGTTCAGAGATTACATTTATATTCCTTTAGGAGGAAGTAGAGTTAGTAAGCCAAAAGCATTTAGAAACATTTTTATTGTTTTTATGATAAGTGGGCTTTGGCATGGTGCTAATTGGACCTTTATAATTTGGGCTATTTTGCATTTTCTGTATTATATACCTACATTATTTTTCAATAAAAGAAAAAAACAGTTAAATAAAACCTCAAAAAAGCCAATAATATCAAGTATTAAAGTAGGATTTAATATACTAACTACATTCATGTTAGTAACCTTTGCTTGGATATTTTTTAGAGCTGATTCCATTAAAGCAGCCTTTGCCTATATCAATGGTATTTTTTCAAATTCAATAATTAGTCTTCCAGAGTTTTTATCAGAAGAAAAACTTTGGATTATTTTGTTTTTTATCGGATTTCAAACTGTCATTGAATGGAAAGGAAGATTTAATAATCATGCATTAGAACATTTCGAAATTCAATTCCCTAAATATATTAGATATGGTTTTTACTATGCTTTAGTAATGGCCATTTTTCTATTTGGAGGCAAACAAGAAGTATTTATTTATTTTCAATTTTAATAAAATCATTTTTTTTGAAACAGTATTTATATAAACTTCTTATTTTTTCAATGGTTATAACCATTTCAATAGCTTTTGTTTTTTCTAGAGCCAACGGACATTTTGACCCTTTTTATAAGCGCTTCACATCTACAAAACAAAGTTCATTGATTTTAGGTTCATCAAGATCAGCTCAAGGTTTAGTACCTTCGGTTTTTAATAACAGATTCCATAAAAAATTATATAATTACTCGTTTACGTACAATACTTGTCCTTTCGGCCCAACATACCTAAAAAGTATTAAAAGTAAAGTTAATGAACAATCTAAAAACGGTATGTTTATAATATCTGTAGATCCTTGGACTATTTCAAGTAGTGGATTAAACCCTAATGATTCGTTGCAATTTGATGAGTCTGAAATGTTTTTAGGAAAAGTAACCTATGTTAACTCCAACCCAAATCTTTTGTATCTCATTAAAGGCTATAGTGATATGTATGTAAAAATGCTATTTACTAAATCTCCTTACTTTTTACATGATGATGGTTGGCTTGAAGTAAATATAGATATAAATGCCCAACAATTAGAAAAAGACTTAAATGAAACCATAAAAAACTACACCAAAAAACTTGTTACCTACAACTACTCAAAAGTGAGGTTAGACTATTTAAAAAAAACCATTTTATATTTAAAAAAATATGGAACTGTTTACTTGGTAAGATTACCTATAGACTCTAACATGGAAGCCATTGAAAAACAATTAATACCAGATTTTGATGCCAAAATATTAAAGTTGTCAAAAGCAACATCCGTCAACTACATTAACTTACTCAAGGATAACACAACCTATAATTTTTCTGATGGACATCATTTGACCAAACCATCTGCATTTTTAGTTTCAGAAAAAGTAGCTAACTTTATAGAAAATATAGAAGTTGTAAATCAGCAAAAAAATGAAATTCAATAGAAAGCAAAAACATCTTTTTCTAAAGTTTTTTAGTATGTTTTCTGTTATAAGAGGCTATAATATTCTTATTATTATTGTAGCTCAATACCTAACATCTATTTACATTCTTGCTCACGATATTCCTTTAAAAAAAGTAATCTTAGACATCAATTTATTTGTATTAGTTTTGGCATCGGCAGCTACTATTGCTGGAGGATATATTATCAACAACTTTTACGATTCTGAAAAAGATTTAATAAATCGCCCCATTAAATCTCAATTAGACAGATTAGTAAATCAAAACACAAAATTATCATTTTATTTTATCCTAAATTTTGTAGCAATAGTTTTGGCCAGTTATGTGTCTTTTAATGCAGTCGTATTTTTTTCAATTTATATTTTCGGTATTTGGTTTTATTCACACAAACTCAAAAAACTACCATTTATTGGTAATTTAACTTCTGCCATTTTAACTATCACACCGTTTTTTGCTATTTTCTTGTATTATAAAAATTTTGAAACAGTCATTTTTGTGCATGCCATTTTCTTATTTTTAATGATATCCATGAGAGAGCTTACTAAAGATTTAGAAAACATAAAAGGTGATTTAGCTCAAAACTACCATACCATCCCGATTATTTATGGTGAAAAAGCATCCAAAATAATGCTGACTATTTTAACTGTTTTAACATTGATTCCCTCATATTTACTTTTATATCGTTTTGAAATAGGTTACATGTATCTCTTTTTTTATTTAGCCATTATTTTACTGATACTCTTTATAATGCTTTTATGGAAATCAAAAACAAAAATGCATTATTTAATACTTCATAATATTTTAAAATTTATAATAGTTGCAGGCGTATTTTCTATCGTTTTAATCAATGTTAGTATAGTTTTAAATAGAATTTAGGAAATTCAGATTTCGGAATTCATTATTCAACATTTTATAAAGTATCTTTGCAAAAAATCAATGATATTATGAGCAGGAAACAAGGTAGCAATGGTAGTAAAAAAGTATCTGGCAGGGGAAGCGGAAATAAACGCTCTACTAGTTATTCTAGAGGCAATGCGCCTATAAAAACACAAGGTGGTTTTACAAAACCATCAGATTCTACAAAATCTGTTTCGCCTCGAAAATCTAATCCAGACGAAATACGTTTAAATAAGTATATAGCTAATTCTGGTGTATGCTCAAGAAGAGAAGCTGATGTACATATAGCAACAGGATTGGTTTCTGTAAACGGCAAAGTAATTACAGAAATGGGATATAAAGTAAAAATTGGTGATGAAGTAAAATACGATGGTGCACGTATAAACCCAGAAAAAAAAGCATACGTATTGCTTAACAAACCTAAAGGGTTTGCTACAACCACCAGCGAA is a window from the Pseudalgibacter alginicilyticus genome containing:
- a CDS encoding mevalonate kinase family protein; the protein is MKGPLFYSKILLFGEYGIIKDSKGLSIPYNFYNGALKKSENRSEKALKSNESLKRYVSYLENISPELVTFDIRLLKQHVNEGMYFDSSIPQGYGVGSSGALVAAIYDKYAFDKITVLENLTREKLLKLKAIFSEMESFFHGKSSGLDPLNSYLSIPILINSKDNIEATGIPSQNNEGKNAVFLLDSGIIGETAPMISIFMENMKQEGFRNMLKDQFIKHTDACVDDFLKGDVKSLFKNTKRLSKVVLNNFKPMIPQQFHELWKKGIETNEYYLKLCGSGGGGYILGFTENIEKAKQSLSGHKLEVVYNF
- a CDS encoding MBOAT family O-acyltransferase, whose product is MLFNSLEFAVFLPIVFLLYWFVPFKKIKHQNILILASCYFFYGWWDWKFLFLIIFSSLLDFYLAKRISKTDKNQHRKWFLRLSIIANISLLGIFKYYDFFIESFSETFKFFGQTIDPQRLHLILPIGISFYTFQTLSYTIDVYNKKLKATNDVIAFCCFVSFFPQLVAGPIERASNLLPQFLKKRKFNYNIAVNGSRQILWGFFKKVVIADNCARYVSLIFNDAHEFSGSTLMLGAVLFAFQIYGDFSGYSDIAIGTAKLFGFEFKQNFAFPYFSQNIAEFWRRWHISLTTWFRDYIYIPLGGSRVSKPKAFRNIFIVFMISGLWHGANWTFIIWAILHFLYYIPTLFFNKRKKQLNKTSKKPIISSIKVGFNILTTFMLVTFAWIFFRADSIKAAFAYINGIFSNSIISLPEFLSEEKLWIILFFIGFQTVIEWKGRFNNHALEHFEIQFPKYIRYGFYYALVMAIFLFGGKQEVFIYFQF
- a CDS encoding geranylgeranylglycerol-phosphate geranylgeranyltransferase produces the protein MFSVIRGYNILIIIVAQYLTSIYILAHDIPLKKVILDINLFVLVLASAATIAGGYIINNFYDSEKDLINRPIKSQLDRLVNQNTKLSFYFILNFVAIVLASYVSFNAVVFFSIYIFGIWFYSHKLKKLPFIGNLTSAILTITPFFAIFLYYKNFETVIFVHAIFLFLMISMRELTKDLENIKGDLAQNYHTIPIIYGEKASKIMLTILTVLTLIPSYLLLYRFEIGYMYLFFYLAIILLILFIMLLWKSKTKMHYLILHNILKFIIVAGVFSIVLINVSIVLNRI